A region of the Amycolatopsis sp. cg13 genome:
CCGCGCGCACGTCCTTGGTCACCGGCTTCGCGAAATGCCCGGTGTCCACCGCGATCGGGAAGTACTCGGAGTTGTCGTCGCTCGTGCCGTAGCGCTGGACGCAGTAGTCCACACCCTGCTTGTCGAGAATGATGTAGCGCGGGCGCAGGTACTTCAGCACCGGGTTGACCAGCATCGCGTCGAGCGCGCGGAAAACCCGGCCGTACATCTTGTTCTCGCTGATCAGCAGCGTGTGGATGGTCAGCAGAACGGGCAGCTTGTGCCGGCGCGCGTAAATGCCGACCATCCAGGACAGGTCGAAGAACTGTCCGTGCAGGTGCACCGCGTCCGGTTTGAACTCGTTCAGCAGCTTCCACAGCCGCCGCCAGTTGCCCGGCCGCATCGACGCGAACGTCATGTCGAAGTCGATCGACAGGCCGAGCTGCGGCATTTTCACCGCGGGCAGGCGCACGACGCGGTATCCGTCGCGCTCCTCTTCCGCCGGCGCGTCACCGTAGGCAGCGGTGATCGCCAGCACTTCGTTCCCGGCGGCCGCGTACTCCGCGGCCAGCGAAGCCGACATGTGCGCGCTTCCGCCCACTCGCGGCGGGAAGAAGTTGTTCACCACCACGATCCGCATGGGCTTTCCTTCTGCCGGGCCCGCAGTGCTCATTACGCATTCCCCTCGGAAGACGCGCCGACGGAGAGGCTCACTCGGAGTCCCGCACCAAGGCGCGCATGCCCTCTTCGACGGTGATGGTCGGCTCCCAGCCGAGGACCTCGCGGGCGCGGGTGATGTCCGCGGCGCGGCGGGAGACGAGGACGTCGCGCTTGTTGAACACCGGCTCGACGTCGACGCCGACGGCCTCGATCAGGATCTTCGCCAGCGTGGCGATCGAGGTGTCGATGCCGGTGCCGATGTTGATCGGCAGGTTCGACTGCTCCGACTCCAGCGCCGCGACGACACCCTTGGCGAGGTCGGTGACGTGCACGAAGTCCATCGACTGGTCGCCCGCGCCGTCGATGATCGGCGGCTGGCCGGCGCGCAGGCGCTGGATGAAGTGGTTGATGACCGAGGTGTAGTACGCCTCGATCTTCTGGCCCGGGCCGTACACGTTGAAGAAGCGCAGCGCGTTCCAGGACAGGCCCTTGGTGCGCTCGTAGAAGCCCAGCAGGTCCTCGCCGGCGCGCTTCGAGATGCAGTACGGGGTGAGCGGGTTCAGCTTGTCGTCCTCGTGCATCGGCAGCCGCTCCGGCTCGCCGTACACCGAGGCGCTGGAGGCGAACACCAGGCGCTCGACGCCCTCGTCGGCCGCGGCCGCGAAGACGTTGTTGTTGCCGACCATGTTGATGTCGATCGACTCGCCCGGGTCCGCGACCGACTTGTTGATCGACACGGTGGCGAAGTGGATCGCGTGCGTGCAGCCGCGGATGGCCTCGCGGACGCCGACGCCGTAGCGCACGTCCTTCTCGACCAGTTCGACCTTGCCGGTGGCGACGAACTCGTTGACGCGGTCACGGTCGCCGCGGGTCATGTTGTCGAAGATGCGGACCGTGTAGTCCTTCTCCAGCAGCAGCGGGATCACGTGCGAGGCGATGAAACCGCCGGCGCCGGTGAAGAAAACTTTCTTGTCGGACATGGGTTCTCCTCAGGAAGGTCGGCGGGATCAGGAAAGGGCGGACACGGCTTCGCGCACGGTGGCGACCACGCGCTCGACTTCGCTGTCGGTGAGTTCCGCGTGCATCGGGATCGC
Encoded here:
- a CDS encoding glycosyltransferase family 4 protein, coding for MRIVVVNNFFPPRVGGSAHMSASLAAEYAAAGNEVLAITAAYGDAPAEEERDGYRVVRLPAVKMPQLGLSIDFDMTFASMRPGNWRRLWKLLNEFKPDAVHLHGQFFDLSWMVGIYARRHKLPVLLTIHTLLISENKMYGRVFRALDAMLVNPVLKYLRPRYIILDKQGVDYCVQRYGTSDDNSEYFPIAVDTGHFAKPVTKDVRAELEIGDAPLIVSLGHVIPLRDRLPLIEALPAILERHPGLRVVVVGRVYHDAFQQRAKELGVSDALIVTGAVPKADVPAYFAAADIVTHDLNGGCGTASLEAMLSGTATIASVTEDNYPGIELHNGENILLVRPNDSEAVATTVLSLLDDPKERARIAEREASMVRDNFGLDVVAEEHLRVLTKLVADN
- a CDS encoding NAD-dependent epimerase/dehydratase family protein; translation: MSDKKVFFTGAGGFIASHVIPLLLEKDYTVRIFDNMTRGDRDRVNEFVATGKVELVEKDVRYGVGVREAIRGCTHAIHFATVSINKSVADPGESIDINMVGNNNVFAAAADEGVERLVFASSASVYGEPERLPMHEDDKLNPLTPYCISKRAGEDLLGFYERTKGLSWNALRFFNVYGPGQKIEAYYTSVINHFIQRLRAGQPPIIDGAGDQSMDFVHVTDLAKGVVAALESEQSNLPINIGTGIDTSIATLAKILIEAVGVDVEPVFNKRDVLVSRRAADITRAREVLGWEPTITVEEGMRALVRDSE